One window of the Felis catus isolate Fca126 chromosome E3, F.catus_Fca126_mat1.0, whole genome shotgun sequence genome contains the following:
- the MEFV gene encoding pyrin isoform X2 codes for MTLTAPFSPECRVFPVPFPLFHNLSLFTHPLGSRTEAVSDIWLRPLLVNTMIKTPSDHLLHSLEGLVPNDFERFKFKLQNTSLEKDQSRIPRGQLQKARPVKLATLLITHYGEECAVRLTLQVLRAINQNFLAEELHKATDPESLIQESGADGSAVSCSSGENKPKGLRIPDVLEGDRQRQSGDGAPSLPSSQPEAGRGTQKKPQGKRRDQKTSEGLDMLGKPGARNATLSSRKCPFPGKLQGERGIDPSVRLRRNASSLGRLQGLNCGSLTGSLGRTKSKINEAHLPSVQKRPRSLEITIFSGEREVPNPETPLSQEKMRSDNPDSAATLSEVATLNVGATVTPEKGFRNPEHSMSLKGGAFRNTFPNVSLTRAKTTWEHPESTGPSKKNGIAGQEPPEALTEVVDGKPRDEAVYVLGRAQEGDPVGGTHVRDSCRRSVASRDPKTSDSCSTSWLQSQAPLLVKNSGDCKQQEGLHMTSLSPKALPQCERHMRQAQLLFCEDHREPICLICRLSQEHRGHRVRPIEEAALEYKEQIQKQLEYLKDLRKSGEEQRSQGDKKTADFLKQIETRKQRIRHQLKQLYHFLEEQEKFFMASLEELGQTIGHVRESYSTRASRDIALLNELIGEMEVKQSQPEWELMQDIGVTLHRAKMVTVPKPWATPPEVEKKMHLFYQKSEFVEKSMKYFSEILHSEMDTINVPELICAQTHAVNVILDTETAHPNLIFSNDLKSVRLGNKWDRLPDSPERFDSCIIALGLPSFLSGRHYWEVEVGNKTGWILGICKASMSRKGNMTLSPDNGYWVVMMTKRSEFQVSTIPPTRLQMTEPPRRVGIFLDYTTGDISFYNVTNKSVIYTFTSFSCSGPLQPIFSPGTHDGGKNTDPLIICPVGGQGPP; via the exons atgacACTCACAGCTCCATTTTCACCAGAGTGCAGAGTGTTTCCTGTGCCTTTTCCGTTATTTCACAACCTGTCTCTTTTTACTCACCCTCTGGGCTCCAGGACAGAAGCTGTTTCAGACATCTGGCTCCGGCCTCTCCTGGTCAACACCATGATCAAGACCCCTAGTGACCATCTGCTGCACTCCCTGGAGGGGCTGGTGCCCAACGACTTTGAGAGGTTCAAGTTTAAGCTCCAGAACACCAGCCTGGAGAAGGATCAATCCCGGATCCCCCGGGGCCAGCTCCAGAAAGCCAGGCCAGTGAAGCTGGCCACCCTGCTGATCACCCACTATGGGGAAGAGTGTGCCGTGCGGCTGACCCTGCAGGTCCTGAGGGCCATCAACCAGAACTTCCTGGCAGAGGAGCTCCACAAGGCGACTGACCCAG AGTCTCTGATACAAGAAAGTGGCGCAGACGGTTCAGCAGTGTCTTGTTCCTCCGGGGAGAATAAGCCCAAAGGCCTGAGGATACCAGATGTCCTGGAAGGTGATAGGCAGCGGCAAAGTGGTGACGGGGCCCCCAGTCTGCCATCCAGCCAGCCTGAGGCTGGAAGGGGGACCCAGAAGAAGCCTCAGGGAAAACGGAGAGATCAGAAGACCTCCGAAGGCCTGGATATGCTGGGCAAGCCAGGGGCTAGGAACGCGACTCTGTCCTCCAGGAAATGCCCATTCCCTGGCAAGCTGCAGGGGGAAAGGGGGATCGATCCCAGTGTCAGGCTACGCAGGAATGCCAGCTCTTTAGGAAGGCTCCAAGGACTGAACTGTGGGTCGCTTACTGGGTCCCTAGGAAggacaaaatccaaaataaatgaagcacATTTACCTTCTGTACAGAAGCGCCCCAGAAGTCTTGAAATTACCATTttttcaggagagagagaagtccCCAATCCAGAAACTCCTCTGTctcaagagaaaatgagaagtgaCAATCCAGACTCAGCGGCCACCCTCAGTGAAGTGGCCACTCTGAATGTAGGGGCTACTGTGACTCCAGAGAAAGGCTTTAGGAATCCAGAACATTCCATGAGCCTGAAAGGGGGAGCATTCAGGAATACATTTCCCAATGTATCGTTGACTAGAGCAAAGACGACCTGGGAGCATCCAGAATCTACAGGACCTTCTAAGAAAAACGGAATTGCGGGTCAAGAACCCCCTGAGGCCTTGACAGAGGTGGTAGACG GGAAGCCACGGGATGAGGCTGTGTATGTCCTTGGCCGTGCCCAGGAAGGAGACCCGGTTGGTGGCACGCATGTGCGCGATTCCTGCAGACGCTCCGTGGCTTCCAGGGATCCCAAGACCTCAGACAGCTGCTCAACTAGCTGGCTCCAGAGCCAGGCCCCACTCTTGGTAAAGAACTCAGGAGACTGCAAGCAGCAGGAGGGCCTGCATATGACCAGCTTGAGCCCCAAGGCCCTGCCACAGTGTGAGCGACATATGAGGCAGGCCCAGTTGCTCTTCTGCGAGGACCACAGGGAGCCTATCTGCCTCATCTGCAGGCTGAGTCAAGAGCACCGAGGCCACCGGGTGCGCCCCATCGAGGAGGCTGCCCTGGAATATAAG GAGCAAATTCAAAAGCAGCTGGAGTATCTGAAGGACTTGAGAAAatctggggaggaacagagatctCAGGGGGATAAGAAGACCGCGGACTTCCTG AAACAAATCGAAACCCGGAAGCAGAGAATCCGGCACCAGTTgaagcagctgtaccattttctGGAAGAGCAAGAGAAGTTCTTCATGGCCTCCCTAGAGGAGCTGGGCCAGACCATTGGCCACGTCAGGGAGTCATACAGCACCCGAGCGTCCAGAGACATCGCCCTTCTCAATGAGCTGATTGGGGAGATGGAGGTCAAACAGAGCCAGCCGGAATGGGAGCTCATGCAG GACATCGGAGTCACCCTGCACAG GGCCAAGATGGTGACTGTCCCTAAGCCATGGGCCACTCCTCCAGAGGTGGAAAAAAAGATGCACTTGTTCTACCAGAAATCAGAGTTTGTGGAGAAGAGCATGAAGTACTTCTCGG aaATTCTGCATTCAGAAATGGACACCATTAATG TTCCAGAACTGATTTGCGCTCAGACACATGCCG TTAATGTGATTCTGGACACAGAAACTGCCCACCCCAATCTCATCTTCTCTAATGACCTGAAAAGCGTGAGACTTGGAAACAAGTGGGATCGTCTGCCTGACAGTCCAGAAAGATTCGACAGTTGCATCATTGCCCTAGGCCTTCCAAGCTTCCTCTCTGGCCGCCATTATTGGGAAGTGGAGGTAGGAAACAAGACAGGGTGGATCCTGGGTATCTGCAAGGCATCCATGAGCAGGAAGGGGAACATGACTCTGTCACCTGACAATGGCTATTGGGTGGTGATGATGACAAAGCGAAGCGAATTCCAGGTGTCCACCATTCCCCCAACGCGCCTGCAGATGACGGAACCCCCCAGACGTGTCGGCATCTTCCTTGATTACACCACCGGAGACATTTCCTTTTACAATGTAACAAACAAATCCGTTATCTACACATTCACCAGCTTCTCTTGCTCTGGGCCCCTTCAGCCTATCTTCAGCCCTGGAACACATGATGGAGGGAAGAACACGGATCCTCTGATCATCTGTCCAGTGGGTGGCCAGGGGCCTCCCTGA
- the MEFV gene encoding pyrin isoform X1, whose protein sequence is MTLTAPFSPECRVFPVPFPLFHNLSLFTHPLGSRTEAVSDIWLRPLLVNTMIKTPSDHLLHSLEGLVPNDFERFKFKLQNTSLEKDQSRIPRGQLQKARPVKLATLLITHYGEECAVRLTLQVLRAINQNFLAEELHKATDPESLIQESGADGSAVSCSSGENKPKGLRIPDVLEGDRQRQSGDGAPSLPSSQPEAGRGTQKKPQGKRRDQKTSEGLDMLGKPGARNATLSSRKCPFPGKLQGERGIDPSVRLRRNASSLGRLQGLNCGSLTGSLGRTKSKINEAHLPSVQKRPRSLEITIFSGEREVPNPETPLSQEKMRSDNPDSAATLSEVATLNVGATVTPEKGFRNPEHSMSLKGGAFRNTFPNVSLTRAKTTWEHPESTGPSKKNGIAGQEPPEALTEVVDGEFHEPSDPEVPPSSGKPRDEAVYVLGRAQEGDPVGGTHVRDSCRRSVASRDPKTSDSCSTSWLQSQAPLLVKNSGDCKQQEGLHMTSLSPKALPQCERHMRQAQLLFCEDHREPICLICRLSQEHRGHRVRPIEEAALEYKEQIQKQLEYLKDLRKSGEEQRSQGDKKTADFLKQIETRKQRIRHQLKQLYHFLEEQEKFFMASLEELGQTIGHVRESYSTRASRDIALLNELIGEMEVKQSQPEWELMQDIGVTLHRAKMVTVPKPWATPPEVEKKMHLFYQKSEFVEKSMKYFSEILHSEMDTINVPELICAQTHAVNVILDTETAHPNLIFSNDLKSVRLGNKWDRLPDSPERFDSCIIALGLPSFLSGRHYWEVEVGNKTGWILGICKASMSRKGNMTLSPDNGYWVVMMTKRSEFQVSTIPPTRLQMTEPPRRVGIFLDYTTGDISFYNVTNKSVIYTFTSFSCSGPLQPIFSPGTHDGGKNTDPLIICPVGGQGPP, encoded by the exons atgacACTCACAGCTCCATTTTCACCAGAGTGCAGAGTGTTTCCTGTGCCTTTTCCGTTATTTCACAACCTGTCTCTTTTTACTCACCCTCTGGGCTCCAGGACAGAAGCTGTTTCAGACATCTGGCTCCGGCCTCTCCTGGTCAACACCATGATCAAGACCCCTAGTGACCATCTGCTGCACTCCCTGGAGGGGCTGGTGCCCAACGACTTTGAGAGGTTCAAGTTTAAGCTCCAGAACACCAGCCTGGAGAAGGATCAATCCCGGATCCCCCGGGGCCAGCTCCAGAAAGCCAGGCCAGTGAAGCTGGCCACCCTGCTGATCACCCACTATGGGGAAGAGTGTGCCGTGCGGCTGACCCTGCAGGTCCTGAGGGCCATCAACCAGAACTTCCTGGCAGAGGAGCTCCACAAGGCGACTGACCCAG AGTCTCTGATACAAGAAAGTGGCGCAGACGGTTCAGCAGTGTCTTGTTCCTCCGGGGAGAATAAGCCCAAAGGCCTGAGGATACCAGATGTCCTGGAAGGTGATAGGCAGCGGCAAAGTGGTGACGGGGCCCCCAGTCTGCCATCCAGCCAGCCTGAGGCTGGAAGGGGGACCCAGAAGAAGCCTCAGGGAAAACGGAGAGATCAGAAGACCTCCGAAGGCCTGGATATGCTGGGCAAGCCAGGGGCTAGGAACGCGACTCTGTCCTCCAGGAAATGCCCATTCCCTGGCAAGCTGCAGGGGGAAAGGGGGATCGATCCCAGTGTCAGGCTACGCAGGAATGCCAGCTCTTTAGGAAGGCTCCAAGGACTGAACTGTGGGTCGCTTACTGGGTCCCTAGGAAggacaaaatccaaaataaatgaagcacATTTACCTTCTGTACAGAAGCGCCCCAGAAGTCTTGAAATTACCATTttttcaggagagagagaagtccCCAATCCAGAAACTCCTCTGTctcaagagaaaatgagaagtgaCAATCCAGACTCAGCGGCCACCCTCAGTGAAGTGGCCACTCTGAATGTAGGGGCTACTGTGACTCCAGAGAAAGGCTTTAGGAATCCAGAACATTCCATGAGCCTGAAAGGGGGAGCATTCAGGAATACATTTCCCAATGTATCGTTGACTAGAGCAAAGACGACCTGGGAGCATCCAGAATCTACAGGACCTTCTAAGAAAAACGGAATTGCGGGTCAAGAACCCCCTGAGGCCTTGACAGAGGTGGTAGACGGTGAGTTCCATGAACCTTCAGATCCAGAAGTTCCTCCTTCTTCAG GGAAGCCACGGGATGAGGCTGTGTATGTCCTTGGCCGTGCCCAGGAAGGAGACCCGGTTGGTGGCACGCATGTGCGCGATTCCTGCAGACGCTCCGTGGCTTCCAGGGATCCCAAGACCTCAGACAGCTGCTCAACTAGCTGGCTCCAGAGCCAGGCCCCACTCTTGGTAAAGAACTCAGGAGACTGCAAGCAGCAGGAGGGCCTGCATATGACCAGCTTGAGCCCCAAGGCCCTGCCACAGTGTGAGCGACATATGAGGCAGGCCCAGTTGCTCTTCTGCGAGGACCACAGGGAGCCTATCTGCCTCATCTGCAGGCTGAGTCAAGAGCACCGAGGCCACCGGGTGCGCCCCATCGAGGAGGCTGCCCTGGAATATAAG GAGCAAATTCAAAAGCAGCTGGAGTATCTGAAGGACTTGAGAAAatctggggaggaacagagatctCAGGGGGATAAGAAGACCGCGGACTTCCTG AAACAAATCGAAACCCGGAAGCAGAGAATCCGGCACCAGTTgaagcagctgtaccattttctGGAAGAGCAAGAGAAGTTCTTCATGGCCTCCCTAGAGGAGCTGGGCCAGACCATTGGCCACGTCAGGGAGTCATACAGCACCCGAGCGTCCAGAGACATCGCCCTTCTCAATGAGCTGATTGGGGAGATGGAGGTCAAACAGAGCCAGCCGGAATGGGAGCTCATGCAG GACATCGGAGTCACCCTGCACAG GGCCAAGATGGTGACTGTCCCTAAGCCATGGGCCACTCCTCCAGAGGTGGAAAAAAAGATGCACTTGTTCTACCAGAAATCAGAGTTTGTGGAGAAGAGCATGAAGTACTTCTCGG aaATTCTGCATTCAGAAATGGACACCATTAATG TTCCAGAACTGATTTGCGCTCAGACACATGCCG TTAATGTGATTCTGGACACAGAAACTGCCCACCCCAATCTCATCTTCTCTAATGACCTGAAAAGCGTGAGACTTGGAAACAAGTGGGATCGTCTGCCTGACAGTCCAGAAAGATTCGACAGTTGCATCATTGCCCTAGGCCTTCCAAGCTTCCTCTCTGGCCGCCATTATTGGGAAGTGGAGGTAGGAAACAAGACAGGGTGGATCCTGGGTATCTGCAAGGCATCCATGAGCAGGAAGGGGAACATGACTCTGTCACCTGACAATGGCTATTGGGTGGTGATGATGACAAAGCGAAGCGAATTCCAGGTGTCCACCATTCCCCCAACGCGCCTGCAGATGACGGAACCCCCCAGACGTGTCGGCATCTTCCTTGATTACACCACCGGAGACATTTCCTTTTACAATGTAACAAACAAATCCGTTATCTACACATTCACCAGCTTCTCTTGCTCTGGGCCCCTTCAGCCTATCTTCAGCCCTGGAACACATGATGGAGGGAAGAACACGGATCCTCTGATCATCTGTCCAGTGGGTGGCCAGGGGCCTCCCTGA
- the ZNF200 gene encoding zinc finger protein 200 isoform X2: MAAKVVPMPLKPKRSFILRVPPDSKLGQDLLRDATSGPKTIHQLVLEHFLTFLPKPSVVQPNQKVKETLVIMKDVSSNFQNRLQPHPIVKLLPREGIQQKQDTLSLYLKTEPEELVVFEDLNVFHSQEECVSLDATQQPTSEKEDSVGEMMLLERDRA, encoded by the exons ATGGCTGCGAAAGTGGTTCCAATGCCCCTAAAGCCAAAGCGGTCCTTTATACTGAGAGTTCCTCCGGACTCCAAGCTGGGCCAAGACCTACTTCGAGATGCTACTAGTGGGCCCAAGACCATCCACCAGCTAGTTCTGGAGCACTTCCTCACCTTCTTGCCCAAGCCAAGCGTGGTGCAGCCCAATCAGAAAGTCAAGGAGACTTTGGTTATTATGAAGGATGTGAGCTCAAACTTTCAGAACAGAT TGCAACCTCATCCCATAGTGAAGCTTCTACCCAGAGAAGGAATCCAGCAGAAACAGGACACATTGTCTCTGTATCTGAAAACTGAGCCTGAG GAACTGGTGGTCTTTGAGGATTTGAATGTATTTCACTCCCAAGAAGAATGTGTGAGCCTAGATGCTACTCAACAACCCAcctcagagaaggaagacagtGTTGGGGAGATGATGTTACTGG agagagacagagcatga
- the ZNF200 gene encoding zinc finger protein 200 isoform X1, with product MAAKVVPMPLKPKRSFILRVPPDSKLGQDLLRDATSGPKTIHQLVLEHFLTFLPKPSVVQPNQKVKETLVIMKDVSSNFQNRLQPHPIVKLLPREGIQQKQDTLSLYLKTEPEELVVFEDLNVFHSQEECVSLDATQQPTSEKEDSVGEMMLLDNDINPESDDLQKEPGESEDHREKTSDCDEVDCSMVSEQSPYCHKDRLSTSTPKQRKVRNLLVTIENDTPLEELSKYVDINVIALTRNRRTRRWYTCPLCGKQFNESSYLISHQRTHTGEKPYDCSHCGKSFNHKTNLNKHERIHTGEKPYSCSQCGKNFRQNSHRSRHEGIHIREKIFKCPECGKTFPENKDFVLHLQSHEAERPYSCKKCGRRFGRLSNCTRHEKTHSACKTRKQKWDQERSDGPALT from the exons ATGGCTGCGAAAGTGGTTCCAATGCCCCTAAAGCCAAAGCGGTCCTTTATACTGAGAGTTCCTCCGGACTCCAAGCTGGGCCAAGACCTACTTCGAGATGCTACTAGTGGGCCCAAGACCATCCACCAGCTAGTTCTGGAGCACTTCCTCACCTTCTTGCCCAAGCCAAGCGTGGTGCAGCCCAATCAGAAAGTCAAGGAGACTTTGGTTATTATGAAGGATGTGAGCTCAAACTTTCAGAACAGAT TGCAACCTCATCCCATAGTGAAGCTTCTACCCAGAGAAGGAATCCAGCAGAAACAGGACACATTGTCTCTGTATCTGAAAACTGAGCCTGAG GAACTGGTGGTCTTTGAGGATTTGAATGTATTTCACTCCCAAGAAGAATGTGTGAGCCTAGATGCTACTCAACAACCCAcctcagagaaggaagacagtGTTGGGGAGATGATGTTACTGG ACAATGACATTAATCCTGAGAGTGACGATCTTCAGAAGGAACCTGGAGAGAGTGAAGATCATAGAGAAAAGACTTCAGATTGTGATGAAGTGGACTGTTCTATGGTCTCTGAGCAATCTCCGTATTGCCATAAAGACAGACTAAGTACATCCACTCCAAAACAAAGGAAAGTGAGAAATCTTCTAGTTACTATTGAAAATGATACTCCACTAGAGGAACTCTCAAAGTATGTGGATATCAACGTGATTGCACTTACCCGAAATCGGAGAACGAGAAGATGGTACACTTGTCCATTGTGTGGGAAACAGTTTAATGAAAGTTCTTACCTTATATCCCACCAGAGGACTCACACTGGTGAAAAACCCTATGACTGTAGTCACTGTGGGAAAAGCTTCAAtcataaaacaaaccttaatAAACATGAGCGAAtccatacaggagagaaaccttattCATGTTCTCAGTGTGGGAAAAACTTTCGTCAGAACTCTCATCGGAGTCGCCATGAAGGAATCCATataagggagaaaatatttaagtgtcCAGAATGTGGGAAAACCTTCCCAGAGAATAAAGACTTTGTGCTTCATCTGCAGAGTCATGAGGCTGAGAGGCCGTATAGTTGCAAAAAATGTGGGAGAAGATTTGGTCGGCTTTCCAACTGTACCCGGCATGAAAAAACCCACTCAGCATGTAAGACACGAAAGCAGAAATGGGATCAGGAAAGGTCTGATGGTCCTGCCTTGACCTGA